From one Psilocybe cubensis strain MGC-MH-2018 chromosome 13, whole genome shotgun sequence genomic stretch:
- a CDS encoding Chitin synthase 8: MDLLSTVAYLVYLVYLVAALGKAILAAIYGLQALVFIMRRKWDMIGWMIFYIFAIPAFSFFLPLYSFWKMDDFSWGQTRVVLGESGKKMIVHDEGKFDPRSIPLKSWSDYENELWDKESNHSIGSWVPPVKTKNEGYAESRTASLYGRETYYEPRSFSPAPSQRGMYPPPGYHSGRNTPQSPFHTGLETGLIQPTPSRPITNYLDIPIPNTQSPEDVDLLGSGPSDADIERAVQEVLRSADLNTVTKREIRRQLEEYFGIDLTSRKAVINASIDRILLNQN; encoded by the exons ATGGATCTGCTTTCGACAGTCGCATAT CTTGTATATCTTGTCTACTTGGTGGCTGCGTTGGGCAAAGCTATTCTTGCTGCCATCTACGGTCTCCAAGCATTGGTCTTCATCATGAGACGTAAATGGGATATGATCGGATGGATGATATTCTACATCTTTGCCATTCCtgcattttctttcttcctcccgCTGTATTCGTTCTGGAAGATGGACGATTTCTCTTGGGGTCAAACGCGTGTTGTCTTGGGAGAATctgggaagaagatgattgtTCAC GATGAAGGCAAATTTGATCCTAGGTCTATTCCTTTGAAATCATGGTCCGACTAT GAAAATGAACTCTGGGACAAAGAGTCTAACCATAGCATCGGTTCTTGGGTACCTCCCGTCAAGACCAAGAATGAAGGATACGCCGAATCACGAACAGCTTCCCTCTATGGACGCGAAACCTACTATGAACCTCGGAGCTTCTCGCCTGCTCCTTCACAACGTGGAATGTATCCTCCTCCAGGCTATCATTCCGGTCGGAATACACCTCAGTCACCTTTCCACACCGGCTTAGAAACTGGACTTATTCAACCGACACCCTCTAGGCCAATCACTAATTATTTGGATATACCCATTCCAAACACGCAAAGCCCTGAAGATGTGGACCTTCTTGGGAGTGGACCATCGGATGCCGACATTGAGCGTGCCGTGCAAGAGGTGTTGCGTTCAGCAGATCTGAATACTGTCACCAAACGTGAAATCCGCAGGCAGCTTGAAGAATATTTCGGTATAGATTTAACGTCGCGCAAGGCTGTCATCAACGCTTCTATCGATCGGATCCTCCTCAATCAAAATTAA